In Phalacrocorax aristotelis chromosome 6, bGulAri2.1, whole genome shotgun sequence, one DNA window encodes the following:
- the TSEN15 gene encoding tRNA-splicing endonuclease subunit Sen15, whose translation MEEAEAAGGAGEGGCGPAGATPAGGRGSWDWAGAAGGNWMVTHPTFTEMMSLDISDSAQIYAAFVVYLDLLEGRNWHEVKHVGVAELQLVCLHAREREQDSLQVMVPVPVHISLSHERIREIMKKASLPQDDPDTPLSVTLAIVESDSTVVYYKVTDGFVIPDPPDDTEDVDNKQWRKKRKKLFK comes from the exons ATggaggaggcggaggcggcgggcggcgcgggaGAGGGGGGTTGCGGCCCGGCGGGGGCCACCCCAGCGGGTGGGCGGGGGTCGTGGGACTGGGCGGGGGCGGCTGGCGGCAACTGGATGGTGACTCACCCCACG TTCACAGAAATGATGTCTCTTGATATATCTGACAGTGCTCAAATCTATGCTGCATTTGTGGTGTACCTGGACCTCTTAGAAG GGAGAAACTGGCATGAAGTGAAGCATGTTGGAGTAGCAGAACTGCAGCTTGTATGTTTGCATGCACGGGAAAGAGAACAGGACAGTCTCCAAGTGATGGTGCCGGTACCTGTGCACATATCATTAAGCCATGAGAG GATAAGAGAGATCATGAAGAAAGCGTCTCTCCCACAAGATGATCCTGACACCCCGCTGTCAGTTACTTTGGCCATAGTTGAGTCAGATTCCACAGTAGTCTACTATAAAGTGACTGATGGCTTTGTAATACCAGATCCTCCTGACGATACTGAAGACGTGGACAATAAacagtggagaaagaaaagaaagaagcttttcAAATGA